The Streptomyces seoulensis genome contains a region encoding:
- the panC gene encoding pantoate--beta-alanine ligase, translating into MTTALLSTADELHARVRHGRRAVVMTMGALHEGHATLIRAAREIAGADGEVVVTVFVNPLQFGAGEDLDRYPRTLDADIALAGRAGADAVFAPAVDEVYPGGEPQVRITAGPMGGRLEGATRPGHFDGMLTVVAKLLHLTRPDVALFGQKDAQQLALIRRMVRDLNFGMDIVGVPTVREEDGLALSSRNRYLAPEERATALTLSRALFAGRDRHAAQEALRARALEVPSTHARAEALSAIGESRAAADAHAVATAAPGGPAAVRAAARQALDEAARFDPPLALDYLALVDPADFTEIADDFTGEAVLAVAARVGSTRLIDNIPLTFGSPGAAS; encoded by the coding sequence ATGACCACCGCCCTGCTGAGCACCGCCGACGAGCTGCACGCACGCGTGCGCCACGGCCGCCGTGCCGTCGTGATGACCATGGGCGCCCTGCACGAGGGCCACGCCACGCTGATCCGCGCCGCCCGCGAGATCGCCGGGGCGGACGGCGAGGTCGTCGTCACCGTCTTCGTCAACCCGCTCCAGTTCGGCGCGGGCGAGGACCTCGACCGCTACCCGCGCACCCTGGACGCCGACATCGCCCTCGCAGGGCGCGCGGGCGCCGACGCGGTGTTCGCCCCGGCCGTGGACGAGGTCTACCCCGGCGGCGAGCCCCAGGTGCGGATCACGGCGGGCCCCATGGGCGGCCGCCTCGAGGGCGCCACCCGCCCCGGCCACTTCGACGGCATGCTCACCGTTGTCGCCAAGCTGCTGCACCTCACCCGGCCCGACGTGGCCCTGTTCGGGCAGAAGGACGCCCAGCAGCTCGCGCTGATCCGGCGCATGGTCCGCGACCTCAACTTCGGCATGGACATCGTCGGCGTGCCCACCGTCCGCGAGGAGGACGGGCTCGCCCTGTCCAGCCGCAACCGCTACCTCGCCCCCGAGGAGCGCGCCACCGCCCTCACCCTGTCCCGCGCCCTGTTCGCGGGCCGTGACCGGCACGCGGCGCAGGAGGCCCTTCGCGCGAGGGCCCTGGAAGTGCCGTCCACGCACGCGCGTGCGGAGGCGCTGAGCGCCATAGGCGAGTCGCGTGCGGCCGCCGACGCGCACGCCGTGGCCACCGCCGCGCCCGGCGGCCCGGCGGCCGTCCGCGCGGCCGCCCGCCAGGCCCTGGACGAGGCCGCCCGCTTCGACCCGCCGCTCGCCCTGGACTACCTCGCCCTGGTCGACCCGGCCGACTTCACCGAGATCGCCGACGACTTCACCGGCGAGGCCGTGCTCGCCGTCGCCGCGCGGGTCGGCTCGACCCGCCTGATCGACAACATCCCGCTCACCTTCGGCAGCCCTGGAGCAGCCTCGTGA
- a CDS encoding BlaI/MecI/CopY family transcriptional regulator, whose amino-acid sequence MGDLEDAVMSRVWKWNRPVTVREVLEDLQQERSIAYTTVMTVLDNLHQKGWVRREAEGRAYRYEAVSTRAAYAAALMNDAWSQSDNPAAALVAFFGMMSEEQRQALSDAIRIVQGPQTREAPQAAQVPREENPGSAEETGGR is encoded by the coding sequence TTGGGAGATCTCGAAGACGCCGTCATGTCACGGGTGTGGAAGTGGAACCGCCCGGTGACCGTCCGGGAAGTCCTGGAAGACCTCCAGCAGGAACGCTCCATCGCCTACACCACCGTCATGACGGTTTTGGACAATCTCCATCAGAAGGGCTGGGTCCGCCGCGAGGCGGAAGGGCGTGCCTATCGATATGAGGCCGTCTCCACCAGAGCCGCCTACGCGGCCGCGCTCATGAACGACGCCTGGTCGCAGAGCGACAACCCGGCCGCCGCTCTCGTCGCCTTCTTCGGGATGATGAGCGAGGAACAGCGCCAGGCCCTCAGCGATGCCATCCGTATCGTGCAAGGGCCACAAACGCGGGAAGCGCCACAAGCCGCGCAAGTCCCGCGAGAGGAGAACCCCGGCTCGGCGGAGGAGACCGGCGGGCGATAG
- a CDS encoding type III pantothenate kinase: MLLTIDVGNTHTVLGLFDGEDIVEHWRVSTDPRRTADELAVLLQGLMGTHPLLGEELGDGIHGIAICATVPAVLHELREVTRRYYGDVPAVLVEPGVKTGVPVQFDNPKEVGADRIINAVAANELYGGPAIVVDFGTATTFDAVSARGEYVGGVIAPGIEISVEALGVKAAQLRKIEVARPRNVIGKSTVEAMQSGIVYGFAGQVDGVVGRMARELADDPDDVTVIATGGLAPMVLGESSVIDEHQPWLTLIGLRLVYERNVPRR, encoded by the coding sequence ATGCTGCTCACGATCGACGTCGGCAACACCCACACCGTCCTCGGCCTGTTCGACGGCGAGGACATCGTCGAGCACTGGCGCGTGTCCACCGACCCGCGCCGCACGGCCGACGAGCTGGCGGTGCTGCTCCAGGGCCTGATGGGCACGCACCCGCTGCTCGGCGAGGAACTGGGCGACGGCATCCACGGCATCGCAATCTGTGCCACGGTGCCGGCAGTGCTGCACGAGCTGCGCGAGGTCACCCGCCGCTACTACGGCGACGTGCCCGCGGTGCTGGTCGAGCCCGGCGTCAAGACCGGCGTGCCGGTCCAGTTCGACAACCCCAAGGAGGTCGGCGCCGACCGCATCATCAACGCGGTCGCCGCCAACGAGCTGTACGGAGGCCCGGCGATCGTCGTCGACTTCGGCACGGCGACCACCTTCGACGCGGTCTCCGCGCGCGGGGAGTACGTAGGCGGGGTCATCGCGCCCGGCATCGAGATCTCGGTGGAGGCGCTCGGCGTCAAGGCCGCGCAGCTCCGCAAGATCGAGGTGGCCCGCCCGCGCAACGTGATCGGCAAGAGCACCGTCGAGGCCATGCAGTCCGGCATCGTCTACGGCTTCGCCGGCCAGGTGGACGGCGTGGTCGGCCGGATGGCGCGTGAGCTGGCCGACGACCCCGACGACGTCACGGTGATCGCCACCGGCGGGCTGGCACCGATGGTGCTGGGCGAGTCCTCGGTGATCGACGAGCACCAGCCCTGGCTGACCCTGATCGGCCTGCGCCTGGTCTACGAGCGCAACGTGCCGCGCAGGTAG
- a CDS encoding sensor histidine kinase: protein MQRLYDFLRRHPTWVDCFWAVVLLGLSGVSVVNVDGTPHHHGSYAAAWAVSAALCVILALRRRLPDLMLVAVLATGLAQLILDVEPIVADFAMLVIIYTVAATGARWASRLSLLTSLVAASLAQLRWPNEQVSGLGQIALAVFQTVPFALAWVLGDSMRTRRAYFAQLEERAARLEREREAQAKVAVAAERARIARELHDVVAHNVSVMVVQADGAAYVLDAAPDQARQALETISSTGRQALAEMRRLLGVLRTGEHQESGEYVPQPDVEQIDDLIEQCRDAGLPVDFKVEGTPRPLPSGVELTAYRIVQEALTNTRKHGGPEAVASVRLVYFDDGLGLLVEDDGKGAPHELYEEGGADGQGHGLIGMRERVGMVGGTLDAGPRPGGGFRISALLPLKPAH from the coding sequence GTGCAGCGTCTCTATGACTTCCTCCGCCGCCACCCGACGTGGGTCGACTGCTTCTGGGCCGTCGTCCTGCTCGGGCTCTCCGGCGTGAGCGTCGTGAACGTGGACGGCACCCCGCACCACCACGGCTCCTACGCCGCGGCGTGGGCCGTCTCCGCGGCCCTGTGCGTGATCCTGGCCCTGCGCCGTCGGCTGCCGGACCTGATGCTGGTGGCGGTGCTGGCCACCGGACTGGCGCAGCTCATCCTGGACGTCGAGCCGATCGTCGCCGACTTCGCGATGCTGGTGATCATCTACACGGTCGCCGCGACCGGCGCCCGCTGGGCGTCCCGGCTGTCGCTGCTCACCAGCCTGGTCGCGGCGTCGCTGGCACAACTGCGTTGGCCGAACGAGCAGGTCAGCGGGCTCGGGCAGATCGCGCTCGCCGTGTTCCAGACCGTGCCGTTCGCGCTCGCCTGGGTGCTCGGCGACTCCATGCGCACCCGGCGCGCCTACTTCGCCCAGCTGGAGGAGCGCGCCGCCCGGCTGGAGCGGGAGCGCGAGGCGCAGGCCAAGGTCGCCGTCGCCGCCGAGCGCGCCCGGATCGCACGTGAGCTGCACGACGTGGTCGCGCACAACGTCTCGGTGATGGTGGTGCAGGCCGACGGCGCCGCCTACGTCCTCGACGCCGCCCCCGACCAGGCCCGCCAGGCCCTGGAGACGATCTCCTCCACCGGCCGCCAGGCGCTGGCCGAGATGCGCCGCCTGCTGGGCGTGCTGCGCACCGGCGAGCACCAGGAGAGCGGGGAGTACGTCCCGCAGCCCGACGTGGAGCAGATCGACGACCTGATCGAGCAGTGCCGCGACGCCGGGCTGCCCGTCGACTTCAAGGTCGAGGGCACCCCGCGCCCGCTGCCCAGCGGGGTCGAGCTGACCGCGTACCGGATCGTGCAGGAGGCGCTCACCAACACGCGCAAGCACGGCGGGCCCGAGGCGGTCGCGAGCGTGCGGCTGGTGTACTTCGACGACGGGCTCGGCCTGCTGGTCGAGGACGACGGCAAGGGCGCCCCGCACGAGCTGTACGAGGAGGGCGGCGCGGACGGCCAGGGACACGGCCTGATCGGCATGCGCGAGCGGGTCGGCATGGTCGGCGGCACCCTGGACGCCGGGCCGCGACCGGGCGGGGGCTTCCGCATCAGCGCGCTGCTCCCGCTGAAACCGGCGCACTGA
- the nadC gene encoding carboxylating nicotinate-nucleotide diphosphorylase, whose protein sequence is MSTDDLPLAPTGGCGDGCACGADEEGEEQMECGLDPALAALLAEAGLDPVEIEDIANITVQEDLAGGVDVTTVATIPEDAVATADFVAREAGVVAGLRIAEAVLSVVCEDEFEVERHVEDGDAVEAGQLLLSVTTRTRDLLTAERSALNILGRMSGIASATRAWADALEGSRTRVRDTRKTTPGLRSLEKYAVRCGGGVNHRMSLSDAALVKDNHVLAAGGVAQAFKAVRETFPDLPVEVEVDTLHQLREAVEAGADLILLDNFTPGECAEAVTITAGRAELEASGRLTLENARAYADTGVDFLAVGALTHSSPVLDIGLDLRPAE, encoded by the coding sequence GTGAGCACCGACGACCTTCCCCTCGCCCCGACCGGCGGCTGCGGTGACGGCTGCGCCTGCGGCGCGGACGAGGAGGGCGAAGAGCAGATGGAGTGCGGGCTCGACCCCGCCCTCGCCGCCCTGCTGGCCGAGGCCGGGCTCGACCCCGTCGAGATCGAGGACATCGCCAACATCACCGTCCAGGAGGACCTGGCCGGCGGTGTCGACGTGACCACCGTGGCGACCATCCCCGAGGACGCGGTGGCCACCGCCGACTTCGTCGCCCGCGAGGCCGGCGTGGTGGCGGGCCTCAGGATCGCCGAGGCCGTGCTCTCCGTGGTCTGCGAGGACGAGTTCGAGGTCGAGCGGCACGTCGAGGACGGCGATGCGGTCGAGGCCGGGCAGCTCCTGCTGTCGGTCACCACCCGCACCCGCGACCTGCTCACCGCCGAGCGCAGCGCCCTGAACATCCTGGGCCGCATGTCCGGCATCGCGTCCGCCACGCGCGCGTGGGCCGACGCGCTGGAGGGCAGCCGCACGCGCGTGCGCGACACCCGCAAGACCACCCCCGGCCTGCGCTCGCTGGAGAAGTACGCGGTGCGCTGCGGCGGCGGGGTCAACCACCGCATGTCGCTGTCCGACGCCGCCCTGGTCAAGGACAACCACGTGCTCGCCGCCGGCGGTGTGGCCCAGGCGTTCAAGGCCGTGCGGGAGACCTTCCCGGACCTGCCCGTCGAGGTCGAGGTCGACACCCTGCACCAGCTCCGCGAGGCCGTGGAGGCGGGCGCGGACCTGATCCTGCTGGACAACTTCACCCCCGGCGAGTGCGCCGAGGCCGTGACCATCACGGCCGGCCGCGCCGAGCTGGAGGCGTCCGGCCGGCTCACCCTGGAGAACGCCCGCGCCTACGCCGACACCGGCGTGGACTTCCTGGCCGTCGGCGCCCTCACCCACTCCTCGCCGGTGCTCGACATCGGCCTGGACCTGCGCCCGGCGGAGTGA
- a CDS encoding L-aspartate oxidase has product MTSTGIRLHAPAPGWSIPADVVVVGSGVAGLTAALRCEAAGLTTVVVTKARLDDGSTRWAQGGIAAALGDGDTPEQHRDDTLVAGAGLCDEDAVRLLVTEGPDAVRRLIATGARFDTDDAGAIQLAREGGHHRRRIAHAGGDATGAEISRALVDAVRTRGLRTIENALVLDLLTDAEGRTAGVTLHVMGEGQHDGVGAVHAPAVVLATGGMGQVFSATTNPSVSTGDGVALALRAGAEVSDLEFVQFHPTVLFLGPDAEGQQPLVSEAVRGEGAHLVDADGVRFMVGQHELAELAPRDIVAKGITRRMLERGAEHMYLDARHFGADMWENRFPTILAACRAHGIDPVTEPVPVAPAAHYASGGVRTDERGRTTVPGLYACGEVACTGVHGANRLASNSLLEGLVYAERIAADITAEHAGNGLHARVPAPVPHSGTPTHPLLAPEDRLAVQRIMTEGAGVLRSAGSLEHAARRLEELHTRASDTLDGEGKTAEPGVDTWEATNLLDVARVLVAAATLREETRGCHWREDHADRDDLHWRRHLVVTLRADRSLAVRTTESADFPPTR; this is encoded by the coding sequence GTGACCAGCACCGGCATACGACTGCACGCGCCAGCCCCCGGCTGGTCCATCCCGGCCGACGTCGTGGTCGTCGGCTCCGGCGTGGCCGGGCTGACCGCCGCGCTGCGCTGCGAGGCGGCCGGCCTGACGACGGTCGTCGTCACCAAGGCCCGCCTGGACGACGGCTCCACCCGCTGGGCGCAGGGCGGCATCGCGGCCGCCCTGGGCGACGGCGACACCCCCGAGCAGCACCGGGACGACACCCTGGTCGCGGGCGCGGGCCTGTGCGACGAGGACGCCGTACGCCTCCTGGTCACCGAGGGCCCCGACGCCGTACGGCGGCTGATCGCCACCGGCGCCCGGTTCGACACGGACGACGCGGGCGCCATCCAGCTCGCCCGCGAGGGCGGCCACCACCGCCGCCGCATCGCCCACGCGGGCGGCGACGCGACCGGCGCGGAGATCTCCCGCGCGCTGGTCGACGCCGTCCGCACGCGCGGGCTGCGCACCATCGAGAACGCCCTCGTACTGGACCTGCTCACCGATGCCGAGGGCCGCACCGCCGGAGTGACCCTGCACGTCATGGGCGAGGGCCAGCACGACGGTGTGGGCGCCGTGCACGCGCCCGCCGTGGTGCTCGCCACCGGCGGCATGGGCCAGGTGTTCTCCGCGACCACCAACCCCTCGGTGTCCACCGGCGACGGCGTGGCGCTGGCGCTGCGCGCGGGCGCCGAGGTCAGCGACCTGGAGTTCGTGCAGTTCCACCCGACGGTGCTGTTCCTCGGCCCGGACGCGGAGGGCCAGCAGCCGCTGGTCTCCGAGGCGGTGCGCGGCGAGGGCGCCCACCTGGTCGACGCCGACGGCGTGCGCTTCATGGTGGGGCAGCACGAGCTGGCCGAGCTGGCGCCGCGCGACATCGTCGCCAAGGGCATCACGCGGCGGATGCTGGAGCGGGGTGCCGAGCACATGTACCTCGACGCCCGGCACTTCGGCGCCGACATGTGGGAGAACCGCTTCCCGACCATCCTGGCCGCCTGTCGGGCCCACGGCATCGACCCGGTCACCGAGCCCGTCCCGGTGGCACCGGCCGCCCACTACGCCTCCGGCGGCGTCCGCACCGACGAGCGGGGCCGCACCACGGTCCCCGGCCTGTACGCGTGCGGCGAGGTCGCCTGCACCGGCGTGCACGGCGCCAACCGGCTCGCCTCCAACTCCCTGCTCGAAGGGCTCGTCTACGCCGAGCGCATCGCCGCCGACATCACGGCCGAGCACGCCGGGAACGGCCTGCACGCGCGCGTGCCCGCCCCCGTCCCCCACTCCGGCACGCCCACGCACCCGCTGCTTGCGCCCGAGGACCGGCTCGCCGTGCAGCGGATCATGACCGAGGGCGCGGGCGTGCTCCGCTCGGCCGGCTCCCTCGAACACGCGGCACGTCGGCTGGAGGAGCTGCACACCCGCGCCAGCGACACCCTGGACGGCGAGGGCAAGACCGCCGAGCCCGGCGTCGACACCTGGGAGGCCACCAACCTCCTGGACGTGGCCCGCGTCCTGGTCGCCGCGGCGACGCTGCGCGAGGAGACCCGGGGCTGTCACTGGCGCGAGGACCACGCCGACCGCGACGATCTCCACTGGCGCCGCCACCTGGTGGTGACCCTGCGGGCGGACCGTTCGCTGGCCGTACGCACCACCGAGAGCGCAGACTTCCCCCCTACCCGGTGA
- a CDS encoding DUF5937 family protein — translation MSVSIDIKGLPAERISVVPSPLAELGMALHALSEPGHHPDLQGWVTAVSSRLDPCLADRLCEADFLWRTTFSDVFAPFAGLPGRRGLPGGTLAEELDLLDKLTDEQFVDAALEFTCHSQYSRQSLGPLGDPELRRRALDLAAARGAVQERFARRLLQDPPAVRSWFRQLVLDCDEAFFADTWARLQPQLAADARHKTELLRRKGPAEALSSLSGAVSLDEEAALITVDKLVVGRGATGDGGLVLVPTSLGWPHVIVLHRYGWQPVITYPAKATRPKAPTVEQLTLRMEALAHPTRLRLCRHLARSPHSTSELADAHGMSAPEISRHLAVLKKAGLITSCRRGRYVQHQLDLAAVSRLGSDFIEGVLR, via the coding sequence ATGAGCGTGAGCATCGACATCAAGGGGCTCCCGGCGGAGCGCATCTCCGTGGTGCCCTCGCCGCTGGCCGAGCTGGGGATGGCCCTGCACGCGCTCAGCGAGCCCGGTCACCACCCGGACCTCCAGGGCTGGGTGACCGCCGTCTCCAGCCGGCTCGACCCGTGCCTCGCCGACCGGCTGTGCGAGGCGGACTTCCTGTGGCGCACCACGTTCTCCGACGTCTTCGCCCCCTTCGCCGGGCTCCCCGGCCGGCGCGGGCTGCCGGGCGGGACACTCGCCGAGGAACTCGACCTGCTCGACAAGCTGACGGACGAGCAGTTCGTCGACGCGGCACTGGAGTTCACCTGCCACTCGCAGTACTCCCGGCAGAGCCTCGGCCCGCTGGGCGACCCTGAGCTGCGCCGCCGCGCCCTGGACCTGGCCGCCGCGCGCGGTGCCGTCCAGGAACGCTTCGCGCGGCGGCTGCTCCAGGACCCGCCTGCGGTCCGCTCCTGGTTCCGGCAGTTGGTGCTCGACTGCGACGAGGCGTTCTTCGCCGACACCTGGGCGCGACTCCAGCCCCAACTGGCCGCGGACGCCCGGCACAAGACCGAGCTGCTGCGCCGCAAGGGCCCCGCCGAAGCCCTCTCCTCGCTCTCCGGCGCGGTGTCGCTGGACGAGGAGGCCGCGCTCATCACGGTCGACAAGCTCGTGGTGGGCCGGGGCGCCACCGGCGACGGCGGCCTGGTCCTGGTGCCCACCAGCCTCGGCTGGCCGCACGTGATCGTGCTGCACCGCTACGGCTGGCAGCCCGTGATCACCTACCCCGCCAAAGCGACCCGCCCCAAGGCGCCCACCGTCGAGCAGCTCACCCTCCGCATGGAGGCGCTCGCCCACCCCACGCGGCTGCGCCTGTGCCGCCACCTGGCCCGCAGCCCGCACAGCACGAGCGAACTGGCCGACGCGCACGGCATGTCGGCGCCGGAGATATCCCGGCACCTGGCGGTGCTGAAGAAGGCGGGCCTGATCACCAGTTGCCGACGCGGCCGGTACGTCCAGCACCAGTTGGACCTGGCCGCCGTGTCCCGCCTGGGCAGCGACTTCATCGAGGGCGTACTGCGCTGA
- a CDS encoding Rossmann-like and DUF2520 domain-containing protein, which produces MTRNRPVPRCGLEREGHGRVSTHPSDTQDRPARLTVGVVGAGRVGPALAASLQLAGHRPVAASGVSDASRRRAEKLLPGVPLVPPAEVLRRADLVLLTVPDDALPGLVTGLAETGAVRPGQLLVHTSGRYGVSVLEPALRAGALPLALHPAMTFTGTPVDVQRLAGCSFGVTAPEELRLAAEALVIEMGGEPEWIREESRPLYHAALALGSNHLITLVAQSMELLRTAGVGAPDRMLGPLLGAALDNALRSGDAALTGPVARGDAGTVAAHIAELREHSPQTVAGYVAMARATADRALAHGLLKAELAEDLLGVLADQDTGPGPGTDADGDDEENGPEGNDR; this is translated from the coding sequence ATGACGAGAAATCGTCCGGTACCCAGATGCGGACTGGAACGGGAAGGCCACGGTCGCGTGAGTACACACCCCTCAGACACCCAGGACCGCCCCGCGCGGCTCACCGTCGGCGTCGTCGGCGCCGGTCGCGTGGGACCCGCCCTGGCAGCGTCCCTCCAGTTGGCCGGGCACCGCCCGGTGGCCGCCTCCGGCGTCTCCGACGCCTCCCGCAGGCGCGCCGAGAAGCTGCTGCCCGGTGTGCCGCTGGTGCCGCCGGCCGAGGTGCTCCGGCGCGCCGACCTGGTGCTGCTCACCGTCCCCGACGACGCCCTGCCGGGCCTGGTCACCGGCCTCGCCGAGACCGGCGCCGTCCGGCCCGGCCAACTGCTCGTGCACACCTCGGGCCGGTACGGCGTCTCCGTGCTCGAACCGGCCCTGCGCGCGGGCGCGCTGCCGCTCGCGCTGCACCCGGCGATGACCTTCACCGGCACACCCGTGGACGTACAGCGCCTGGCGGGCTGCTCCTTCGGCGTCACCGCGCCCGAGGAGCTGCGGCTCGCGGCCGAGGCCCTGGTCATCGAGATGGGCGGCGAGCCGGAGTGGATCCGCGAGGAGAGCCGCCCGCTCTACCACGCGGCCCTCGCCCTCGGCTCCAACCACCTGATCACCCTGGTCGCCCAGTCCATGGAGCTGCTGCGCACGGCCGGGGTCGGCGCCCCCGACCGGATGCTCGGCCCGCTGCTCGGCGCCGCACTGGACAACGCCCTGCGCTCCGGCGACGCCGCCCTCACCGGCCCCGTCGCGCGCGGAGACGCGGGCACCGTCGCCGCGCACATCGCCGAGCTGCGCGAGCACTCCCCGCAGACCGTCGCCGGCTATGTGGCGATGGCCCGCGCGACCGCCGACCGCGCCCTCGCGCACGGCCTGCTCAAGGCCGAACTGGCCGAGGACCTGCTCGGCGTGCTCGCCGACCAGGACACCGGCCCCGGCCCCGGCACGGACGCCGACGGAGACGACGAAGAGAACGGCCCCGAGGGGAACGACCGATGA
- a CDS encoding threonine aldolase family protein, with translation MSDTSEDGQEQRPSIRERRRAAIRSAPRVLSRGGWRGTLRERLTRLTEAAPEVYDLDEPTDFYGDGVVAALERRVAGLLGTEAAVFFPTGTMAQQVALRCWAARTGNPAVALHALSHPEVHERHAFSQVSGLRPVTVSHGSRPVTAADVRDLDEPFGALMVELPLRDAGFMLPSWEELTEVVEAARDREAVVHFDGARLWEATEHLGRPLDEIAALADSVYVSFYKSLGGLGGAAIACPASLAEEARAWRHRYGGMVFQQFPTALSALVGLERELPRLPEYVRHARVVAAALREGFAAAGLPWARVHPEVPHTHDFQVWLPFEAEVLAEAAVRQAEETGTLLFADAWDSRGPGLAVTETGVRAAGLDWTARDVRDAAVDFAGRLG, from the coding sequence ATGAGCGACACGAGCGAGGACGGACAGGAGCAGCGGCCGTCGATACGGGAGCGGCGCAGGGCCGCGATACGCAGCGCGCCGCGCGTGCTGTCGCGCGGGGGCTGGCGCGGCACGCTCCGCGAGCGCCTGACGCGGCTGACGGAGGCGGCGCCCGAGGTGTACGACCTGGACGAACCCACCGACTTCTACGGCGACGGGGTGGTGGCCGCGCTGGAACGCCGGGTCGCCGGCCTGCTCGGCACCGAGGCCGCGGTGTTCTTCCCGACCGGCACGATGGCCCAGCAGGTGGCCCTGCGCTGCTGGGCCGCCCGGACCGGGAACCCCGCGGTCGCGCTGCATGCCCTGTCCCACCCCGAGGTGCATGAACGGCATGCGTTCAGCCAGGTCAGCGGGTTGCGACCGGTGACCGTGAGCCATGGGTCCCGCCCGGTGACGGCAGCCGACGTACGCGACCTGGACGAGCCCTTCGGCGCGCTCATGGTGGAACTCCCGCTGCGCGACGCCGGGTTCATGCTGCCGTCCTGGGAGGAGCTGACCGAGGTCGTCGAGGCCGCGCGGGACCGGGAGGCGGTGGTGCACTTCGACGGCGCCCGCCTGTGGGAGGCCACCGAACACCTCGGCCGCCCGCTGGACGAGATCGCGGCGCTGGCCGACAGCGTCTACGTGTCGTTCTACAAGTCCCTCGGCGGCCTGGGCGGCGCCGCGATCGCCTGCCCCGCGAGCCTCGCCGAGGAGGCGCGGGCCTGGCGGCACCGGTACGGGGGCATGGTCTTCCAGCAGTTCCCGACCGCGCTGTCGGCGCTCGTCGGGCTGGAACGGGAGCTGCCGAGGCTGCCCGAGTACGTGCGGCACGCGCGCGTGGTCGCCGCCGCACTGCGCGAGGGGTTCGCCGCGGCGGGGCTGCCGTGGGCGCGGGTGCACCCCGAGGTGCCGCACACCCACGACTTCCAGGTCTGGCTGCCGTTCGAGGCCGAGGTACTGGCGGAGGCGGCGGTACGGCAGGCCGAGGAGACCGGCACCCTGCTGTTCGCCGACGCCTGGGACTCCCGCGGCCCCGGCCTCGCCGTCACCGAGACCGGCGTACGCGCGGCGGGCCTGGACTGGACGGCACGGGACGTGCGGGACGCGGCCGTGGACTTCGCCGGGCGGCTGGGCTGA
- a CDS encoding response regulator, whose protein sequence is MAIRVMLVDDQVLLRTGFRMVLAAQPDMEVVAEAGDGVEALQVLRTTPVDVVLMDVRMPKLDGVETTRRVCSEPEPPKVLILTTFDLDEYAFSGLKAGASGFMLKDVPPGELLSAIRAVHSGDAVVAPSTTRRLLDRFAPMLPSAAQEPRHAELSRLTGREREVMILVAQGLSNGEIAARLVLSEATVKTHVGRILTKLGLRDRVQVVVLAYETGLVRAGGRP, encoded by the coding sequence ATGGCGATCCGCGTGATGCTCGTCGACGACCAGGTGCTGCTGCGCACCGGATTCCGGATGGTGCTCGCCGCCCAGCCGGACATGGAGGTCGTCGCGGAGGCGGGCGACGGCGTGGAGGCGCTCCAGGTGCTGCGCACCACCCCCGTGGACGTGGTTCTGATGGACGTGCGCATGCCCAAGCTGGACGGGGTGGAGACCACCCGGCGCGTCTGCTCGGAGCCCGAGCCGCCGAAGGTGCTCATCCTGACCACGTTCGACCTGGACGAGTACGCGTTCTCCGGGCTGAAGGCGGGCGCCTCCGGCTTCATGCTCAAGGACGTGCCGCCGGGCGAGCTGCTCAGCGCGATCCGCGCGGTGCACAGCGGGGACGCGGTCGTGGCCCCCTCCACCACGCGCCGGCTGCTGGACCGGTTCGCCCCGATGCTGCCCTCGGCCGCGCAGGAACCCCGGCACGCGGAGCTGTCCCGGCTCACCGGGCGCGAGCGCGAGGTCATGATCCTGGTCGCGCAGGGTCTCTCCAACGGCGAGATCGCCGCCCGCCTGGTCCTGTCCGAGGCCACGGTGAAGACCCATGTGGGCCGCATCCTCACCAAGCTGGGCCTGCGCGACCGCGTCCAGGTGGTCGTGCTGGCCTACGAGACCGGCCTGGTCCGGGCGGGCGGCCGCCCCTAG